The Salminus brasiliensis chromosome 3, fSalBra1.hap2, whole genome shotgun sequence genome contains a region encoding:
- the LOC140551057 gene encoding ribosomal protein S6 kinase alpha-3-like codes for METKKALRSLGFQVVRKIGEGSFGKVMLATSKKYPDQVAVKTTDLKLMKPGFVSKFLPRELAVLRKVQHPHIVQVHDILELSNRHVFIVMEAAATDLCHMIQELHHIPIDQAKRWFSQLVSAVVYLHQQNIVHRDLKCSNVLLTADDRIKLTDFSLVRISRGFPDLSETYCGTPHYAAPEVLLHEPYDPKRSDVWSLGVILYNMVTGSLPFDSNNLKRLPHLQKQPLKYPDGVTVDEPCKNFISYMLKFHYYLRPSVAEVAQHQWLQLPEDREKIDTDKALRSLGFEVLGNIQEGSFGKIKLAASKKHPKQVAIKIVDRILMEPDLETKFLPRELDILKTVMHPHIVQVHDIFEMPNHLVFIVMEAAATDLHQKIQELHHIPVDQAKKWFSQLVSAVDYLHEQDIVHRDLTCSNVLLTADGQIKLTGFRFGRISKGSPEESKTYCCTSYYTAPEVLLATPYEPKKSDVWSLGVILYVMLTGSRPYDHTDLKELPNLQQRPLNYPEGMAVEESCQDLISYMLQFRPFFRPSVTQVAQHPWLQSSQEHEMSETADSSVAEAKSAPQESVFGFPERLCDESCKEIQQHQQNTIKRLEKIRNVCLVIGRFVVEAVDEDGEPSSHGDASPLQEDDSSRAGASLTCRSVEAVEEEHGCFCCSPFCAAVKRAAKAYVVTPIIRASHSLRGKVKKFFISAVHNSSSSQQGAPHSAASTEAPACSSPEQRHPEEESSSSVDDQHGSQ; via the exons ATGGAAACCAAAAAAGCCTTGAGGAGCCTGGGCTTTCAGGTGGTTCGCAAAATCGGTGAAGGGAGTTTTGGAAAGGTGATGCTGGCCACGTCCAAGAAATACCCCGACCAGGTGGCCGTTAAAACAACGGACCTCAAGTTGATGAAACCTGGTTTTGTTTCCAAATTTCTGCCCCGGGAACTCGCCGTTCTCCGAAAAGTACagcaccctcacattgttcagGTGCATGACATCCTTGAGTTGAGTAACAGGCACGTGTTCATCGTGATGGAGGCTGCCGCAACCGATCTCTGTCACATGATCcaggagctccaccacatccccatTGACCAGGCCAAAAGGTGGTTCTCCCAACTCGTCAGTGCCGTGgtctatctgcaccagcagaACATTGTCCATAGAGATCTGAAGTGCAGTAATgttctgctgactgctgatgaccgAATCAAACTGACCGACTTCAGTTTAGTTCGCATCTCAAGAGGCTTCCCTGACCTGAGTGAGACGTACTGTGGCACTCCTCACTACGCTGCTCCTGAGGTGCTTCTGCATGAGCCCTACGACCCGAAGAGGAGTGATGTGTGGAGCCTGGGTGTGATCTTGTACAACATGGTCACTGGGTCCCTGCCCTTCGACAGCAACAATCTGAAAAGGCTCCCGCATCTCCAGAAGCAACCCTTGAAGTATCCAGATGGTGTCACAGTGGATGAGCCCTGTAAGAACTTCATCTCCTACATGCTGAAGTTCCATTATTACCTTCGGCCTTCGGTGGCAGAGGTGGCACAGCACCAGTGGCTGCAGTTACCTGAAGACCG GGAGAAAATAGACACTGACAAAGCCCTGAGAAGCTTGGGCTTTGAGGTGCTGGGCAACATCCAGGAAGGCAGTTTTGGGAAAATTAAGCTGGCCGCATCCAAGAAGCACCCCAAGCAGGTGGCCATTAAAATAGTGGACCGTATATTGATGGAACCTGATTTGGAGACCAAATTTCTGCCCCGGGAACTGGACATCCTGAAAACAGTGATGCACCCTCACATCGTTCAGGTGCATGACATTTTTGAGATGCCTAACCATCTGGTGTTCATCGTGATGGAGGCTGCAGCCACGGATCTCCATCAAAAGATCcaggagctccaccacatccccgTCGATCAGgccaaaaagtggttctcccAGCTTGTCAGCGCTGTGGACTATCTGCACGAGCAGGACATTGTCCATCGAGATCTCACCTGCAGTAATGTCCTGCTGACTGCTGACGGTCAAATCAAACTGACCGGCTTCAGGTTTGGACGCATTTCAAAAGGCTCCCCTGAAGAAAGTAAGACGTACTGCTGCACTTCTTACTACACTGCTCCTGAGGTGCTTTTGGCTACGCCCTACGAGCCGAAGAAGAGCGATGTGTGGAGCCTGGGCGTGATCCTGTACGTCATGCTCACTGGGTCCAGGCCGTATGACCACACGGATTTGAAAGAGCTCCCAAATCTCCAGCAGCGACCCTTGAACTATCCGGAAGGGATGGCGGTGGAGGAGTCCTGTCAGGACCTGATCTCCTACATGCTGCAGTTCCGTCCTTTCTTTCGGCCTTCGGTAACACAGGTGGCACAGCATCCTTGGCTGCAGTCGAGTCAAGAACA TGAAATGAGTGAGACTGCAGACTCATCTGTGGCTGAGGCTAAAAGCGCTCCACAGGAGAGTGTGTTCGGGTTTCCAGAGAGACTCTGTGATGAGAGCTGTAAGGAGAtccagcagcatcagcagaacACCATTAAGCGTTTGGAGAAAATAcggaatgtttgttt agttataggcagGTTTGTGGTGGAAGCCGTTGACGAGGACGGGGAACCCAGTTCTCATGGAGACGCCAGCCCACTCCAGGAAGACGACAGCAGTAGAGCTGGGGCAAGTCTAACTTGCCGAAGCGTGGAGGCTGTGGAGGAGGAGCACGGCTGCTTCTGCTGCAGTCCtttttgtgctgcagttaaaagggcagctaaaGCTTATGTTGTCACACCGATTATCAGAGCCTCCCATTCACTTCGAGGGAAGGTGAAGAAGTTCTTCATCTCTGCGGTGCacaactcctcctcttcccaaCAGGGGGCTCCACATTCTGCTGCCTCCACAGAAGCTCCTGCCTGTTCCAGTCCTGAACAGAGAC atcctgaagaagagaGTTCATCCTCTGTAGACGACCAGCACGGCTCCCAGTAA